ACGGCCTGCCGGTGTACGCCACGCTGCGCAATGTCGCCGTGGCAAAGAAGCTTCCGGCGTTCGAGCTCGCCCGATGACCACGGCATCCGTGCTCGAATCGCTCGACGCAACGCGTTGCCCGGTGTGCGGCGAGCAGAACCGCTGCGCCATCGAAGTTGCACGCGAAACCGGTGAGCCGCAACCGCCTTGCTGGTGCATGGCGGCGGACTTTCGCAAGGCGCCGTTGGCGGCAGTGCCGCAAGAAATGCGGGGCAAGGCTTGCATTTGCGCCCGCTGCGCCGCAGGCACGCCTGCCGATTCCTGAGAAGCCTTTGCTGGCCTTTTAGAACTGCGCTGCGTTCTGCTGCTGGCTTTGCGCCTGTGACTGCGCCGGTCCGGCGTCCGGCGCGGATGCGGGAGGCGGCGACTCCGGCGGCAGCGGCACACCCGGCGCAGCCGCTGTGGACGACGGCCGGTCGCGCTGCTCGGTGATCACGCAATGGATGAACTGCAGCTTGCCCACGGCGCTGCGCGGCAGCACGAAGGGGTAGTAGTCGGGCTGCCCCATGCTGCGCGAGAGCTCGTTGAGCACGTTGGTCAGCAGCACCCAGCCGTTCAGAAAGTCCAGGAACTTGGCGGCGCCGGGATGCTCCGGCCGCCACAGGTCGTCGGTGTCGAACAAGTCGCTCGCGAGCTCGACGTTGGTGGCGTCGACGCCGAAGCTCATCGCCGTGTCGGTGGTGTCGGCCATGTGCAGGTAGTGCGCCCAGGTCTCGGCCCAGTCTTCCCATGGGTGCATGCTCGCGTAGCTGCTGACGAAGCGGTTCGACCAGTCGGGCGGCGGCCCTTGTTCGTAGTGCCGCTGGAGCGCCGCGGTGTAGTCGGCGCGCTCGTCGCCGAAGAGCGCGCGGAACTCGTCGAGCCACCGCGTGGGCTGCACCAGCAGGTCCCAGTAGTAGTGGCCGATCTCGTGGCGGAAATGACCGAGCAGCGTCCGGTAGGGCTCGCGCATCTCGGCACGGATGCGCTCGCGCACGGCGTCTTCGGCCTCTTCCGCGTTGAGAGTGATCACGCCGTGTTCATGGCCGGTCATCACATGCGGGCTGCCCGGCATGTTGCTGAGAAAGTCGAACGCCAGGCCGTGCGCCGGATCGGCGTGGCGGCTCACCACCGGCAGCCCGAGCGCCAGCAGCTGCGAGATGAGCCGGCGCTTCGCATGCTCGAGCTTGCGCCAGAGCTCGCCGTTGCTTTCCACCGAAAGGTCTGGAATGGTGCGGTTGACGCTGCATGCCAGGCAGTAGCCGGGCGCGAGGCCGTCGGTGTTGAACGACGGCTCGTCGCCCTCGCGCGGGGCCGGCACCATCCAGTTGCAGCTGGCGGCGGTCATGAGGTTGGCGCAGCGGCGGTACCTTTTGCCATCCGGGTTGCCGAACACGGTGAAGGTGTCGGGCTCGGCGCGCTCGCCCTCGGCTTCACCTTCAGGCGGGTCTTGGACAGGTGCCAGGGGCACGACGCCCAGGCGGTCGATCACGTACCCGAGCGGCGTGCCGCAGGCCAGGCACTGGCTGTTGCGCAGGAACACCGGCCGGCCGCATTGGCAGCGATAGGCGCGGCTGACGGTGGGCGCGGCCAGTTCGGCCGCAAGGTTGGGGGCCGCCTGCGGGGTCTGCGGATCGGCTGCACCGGCCAAGTCGCCGCTTTGATCGCCGGGATGCACGGCAGGTTGATCGGATAAGGGGGCCATGTTGTTTTTTGTTTTCTCGAAAGCAGTGCGGGACAGCACGTGCATTGTGCGGCCGTCGCATCGGCGCCCCCTCGCGCAAAGACCGATATG
The Variovorax paradoxus genome window above contains:
- a CDS encoding zinc-binding metallopeptidase family protein: MAPLSDQPAVHPGDQSGDLAGAADPQTPQAAPNLAAELAAPTVSRAYRCQCGRPVFLRNSQCLACGTPLGYVIDRLGVVPLAPVQDPPEGEAEGERAEPDTFTVFGNPDGKRYRRCANLMTAASCNWMVPAPREGDEPSFNTDGLAPGYCLACSVNRTIPDLSVESNGELWRKLEHAKRRLISQLLALGLPVVSRHADPAHGLAFDFLSNMPGSPHVMTGHEHGVITLNAEEAEDAVRERIRAEMREPYRTLLGHFRHEIGHYYWDLLVQPTRWLDEFRALFGDERADYTAALQRHYEQGPPPDWSNRFVSSYASMHPWEDWAETWAHYLHMADTTDTAMSFGVDATNVELASDLFDTDDLWRPEHPGAAKFLDFLNGWVLLTNVLNELSRSMGQPDYYPFVLPRSAVGKLQFIHCVITEQRDRPSSTAAAPGVPLPPESPPPASAPDAGPAQSQAQSQQQNAAQF
- a CDS encoding cysteine-rich CWC family protein; translated protein: MTTASVLESLDATRCPVCGEQNRCAIEVARETGEPQPPCWCMAADFRKAPLAAVPQEMRGKACICARCAAGTPADS